A part of Halobacillus shinanisalinarum genomic DNA contains:
- a CDS encoding aspartate aminotransferase family protein, whose translation MLNQTKNNALSEFLRKTPQSKEFSTEAKQVMPGGVTANIKAFDPYPIIMDQGAGAYLYDIDGNKYIDYLLSYGALMLGHGPPAVVNAIQSQVEDDGTFLFGTPHRLETEMGKKIRQHYPSMERIRYTNSGTEATLLAIRMAHAYTGKHKIAKFEGHYHGGYDQVLLSVNPSVDNAGPVDEPTSVIESKGVDPYHQEHTIVLPFNNLDATAEILRKKKDDIAAVILEPIQSGFIPADHFFMEGLRTITEELGILLIFDEVKTGFRIGLGGAQAVYGISPDLTTLGKVIGGGFPVGIVGGKQDVLMTSAPNSNSDVFDSSQSKTSQAKDVLFHSGTYNGHPTILAAGLATINVLEQEIDHVLTTTRQLKKGISELFAKHGISMQTIGLGSIFNVVITDKEKIWNHRELQQANFSMRKQLDFLLLNEGIYTKPLNRYSLATVHGDKEVQDTLAAYDKALSKLT comes from the coding sequence ATGTTAAATCAAACAAAAAACAATGCATTGTCCGAATTCTTGAGAAAAACCCCTCAATCAAAAGAATTCTCGACAGAGGCTAAACAAGTCATGCCAGGTGGAGTCACGGCCAATATCAAAGCCTTTGACCCCTACCCCATCATTATGGATCAAGGAGCGGGTGCGTACTTATATGACATCGACGGGAATAAGTATATTGATTACCTCCTCTCCTATGGAGCCCTAATGCTCGGACATGGTCCTCCGGCAGTGGTCAATGCTATCCAATCACAAGTGGAAGACGATGGAACATTTCTATTCGGAACACCTCACAGACTTGAAACAGAAATGGGAAAAAAGATCAGGCAGCATTATCCAAGTATGGAGAGGATCCGTTATACAAACTCGGGAACTGAAGCTACCCTTTTGGCCATCCGAATGGCTCATGCTTATACAGGCAAGCACAAAATTGCCAAGTTTGAAGGCCATTATCATGGAGGATATGACCAGGTTCTGCTAAGTGTGAATCCTTCTGTAGACAACGCAGGTCCCGTGGATGAACCAACCTCCGTCATCGAATCAAAAGGAGTCGATCCGTATCATCAGGAACACACCATCGTGCTGCCATTCAACAACCTTGATGCTACAGCAGAAATTTTACGTAAGAAGAAAGATGACATCGCAGCGGTGATCCTGGAGCCAATTCAGAGCGGATTTATCCCAGCTGATCACTTCTTTATGGAAGGACTCCGCACGATTACTGAAGAGCTTGGCATACTGCTTATTTTTGATGAAGTCAAGACAGGTTTTCGCATTGGACTAGGTGGTGCTCAGGCCGTTTACGGGATCAGCCCTGACCTTACTACATTAGGAAAAGTAATCGGCGGCGGCTTTCCGGTAGGGATTGTAGGAGGAAAGCAAGATGTCCTCATGACAAGTGCCCCGAATTCCAATTCAGATGTGTTCGACTCCAGCCAAAGTAAAACATCTCAAGCAAAAGATGTTTTGTTCCATAGCGGCACATACAACGGGCACCCAACCATTCTCGCTGCCGGACTCGCCACCATCAACGTACTTGAACAAGAGATCGATCATGTTCTGACCACGACCCGCCAGTTAAAAAAAGGCATCAGCGAGCTGTTTGCAAAACACGGGATTTCCATGCAAACAATTGGCCTCGGGTCTATTTTCAATGTAGTCATAACTGATAAAGAAAAGATATGGAATCACCGTGAATTACAACAAGCGAATTTTTCGATGAGAAAACAGTTGGATTTTCTTTTGTTAAATGAAGGTATTTATACGAAACCGTTAAATCGCTACAGTTTGGCGACGGTTCACGGGGACAAGGAGGTACAGGATACACTTGCCGCTTATGACAAAGCATTATCAAAGCTCACCTGA
- a CDS encoding MurR/RpiR family transcriptional regulator yields the protein MEHNVYQLIAEKFSLMSKSQKKIASYVLEHTNTVPFFNVANLAAETGVAKATVVRFAVFLGYSGYPELQQDMQHSVKQQLSTTERLRMSSQIVEGKDQIIYDIFHRDQENIQSTMQQLDEKSFLKAVEALLEAKNIYISANRSASSLGVFLQYYLSIMLGNSEMVSTVEDSAEQLYELGENDVVFAISYSRYTMSTINMAAYAKQQGATTIVLTDSLLSPLIPHADIALTASSQLPTFIDSFIAPLSLINALVAVIGKERMREVEMRLEKFEDIWDKLDIFYKKDD from the coding sequence ATGGAACATAATGTCTATCAGCTCATTGCAGAGAAATTTTCGCTCATGAGTAAATCTCAGAAAAAAATAGCTTCTTACGTATTGGAACATACAAATACCGTTCCTTTCTTCAACGTAGCCAATTTGGCAGCAGAAACTGGAGTAGCTAAGGCAACTGTCGTAAGGTTTGCTGTCTTTCTTGGATATTCTGGCTATCCAGAACTTCAACAAGATATGCAACATTCTGTTAAACAGCAACTTTCAACGACCGAAAGATTAAGGATGTCCTCCCAAATAGTTGAAGGAAAAGACCAGATAATCTACGACATTTTTCATCGTGACCAGGAAAATATTCAATCAACGATGCAACAATTAGATGAAAAATCCTTCTTAAAGGCTGTTGAGGCATTGCTTGAGGCAAAGAATATTTATATTTCTGCCAATCGAAGTGCATCTTCACTGGGTGTTTTTCTTCAATATTATCTCAGCATTATGCTAGGTAATTCGGAAATGGTCAGCACCGTTGAAGATAGTGCAGAACAGTTATATGAACTTGGGGAAAATGATGTGGTTTTTGCTATTAGTTACTCACGCTATACGATGAGTACGATTAATATGGCAGCTTACGCAAAACAGCAGGGAGCCACAACCATTGTGCTCACTGATTCATTACTGTCTCCGCTTATTCCACATGCGGATATTGCACTAACAGCCTCGAGCCAGCTTCCAACGTTTATTGATTCGTTTATTGCCCCACTCAGCTTAATCAATGCGTTAGTGGCAGTAATTGGGAAGGAAAGAATGAGGGAAGTGGAGATGCGTCTTGAGAAGTTCGAAGACATTTGGGACAAGTTAGATATATTTTATAAAAAAGATGATTAA
- a CDS encoding M24 family metallopeptidase, protein MTKAVAKRLKALRQRMSNKGIDVALFWDPDNQYYLSGFRAISYSRPIVYLVYKDKTHYIIPELERDHASQMAEVDDFFIYHEKLQDHDKDTNYLQPLNHIMDDFPKEHVLGVEMDIVPASAYQRLIEKGFDIKDVGEDVIDLRSVKNEEEIYWLEQAGYLSDIALEASFHHVRAGMSELEFDSYGDQQLLETASDEYPDLIIGYENWTCSGIERSSMPHLYSSTRRFEQNDVVVHSRQVWINNYRAENERTFLIGNPTKEQKKCLALAIEAQRVGMEAVKPGVKAKDVDIASYKVFEEAGYGEYIQHRTGHGLGLSEHEEPYLRFDNDLVLQEGMCYTIEPGIYVPGAGGFRHSDTVIVTKDGCRSITTYPRELEDMLFPNH, encoded by the coding sequence ATGACAAAGGCAGTTGCAAAAAGATTAAAGGCACTTCGCCAGAGGATGTCGAATAAAGGCATCGATGTTGCTCTGTTTTGGGATCCGGACAATCAGTATTATTTGAGCGGGTTCCGTGCGATATCATATTCACGCCCCATTGTTTATCTTGTCTATAAGGATAAGACGCACTATATCATTCCTGAGCTTGAGAGGGATCATGCTAGCCAAATGGCCGAGGTAGACGACTTCTTTATCTATCATGAAAAACTTCAGGATCATGATAAAGATACGAATTATTTACAACCGCTGAATCACATTATGGATGATTTTCCAAAAGAACATGTTCTAGGTGTGGAAATGGATATCGTTCCGGCTTCTGCCTATCAGCGATTGATAGAAAAGGGCTTTGATATCAAGGATGTGGGAGAGGATGTAATAGACTTACGTTCTGTGAAAAACGAGGAGGAAATCTATTGGCTTGAGCAGGCTGGATATTTATCTGACATTGCCTTAGAGGCATCATTCCATCATGTGCGAGCAGGGATGAGCGAACTGGAATTTGATTCATACGGTGATCAGCAGCTGCTAGAAACGGCGTCTGACGAATATCCGGATCTTATAATTGGGTATGAAAATTGGACCTGTTCAGGAATTGAACGCAGCTCGATGCCGCATTTATATTCTAGTACTCGTAGATTTGAGCAGAATGATGTCGTCGTGCACAGCCGTCAAGTATGGATTAACAACTATCGTGCTGAAAATGAACGTACGTTTTTAATTGGAAATCCTACTAAGGAGCAAAAGAAATGTTTAGCCTTAGCTATTGAGGCGCAGCGTGTCGGAATGGAAGCGGTTAAACCTGGTGTAAAAGCAAAGGACGTTGACATTGCTTCTTATAAAGTATTTGAGGAAGCAGGGTATGGCGAATATATCCAGCATCGGACGGGGCATGGGCTAGGATTGTCAGAACATGAAGAGCCATATCTTCGCTTTGATAACGATTTGGTTTTACAAGAAGGGATGTGCTATACGATTGAACCTGGTATATACGTTCCGGGTGCAGGCGGTTTCCGTCACTCTGATACCGTCATTGTGACAAAAGACGGCTGCCGAAGTATTACAACATATCCTAGAGAATTAGAAGATATGTTGTTTCCTAATCATTAG
- a CDS encoding BCCT family transporter produces MNPKIDKSIFWPSILLVVVATFLLVVYRDTAGPVIEGMMTAITYRLDWAFEFLTIGLFIILIWLMVGRYGRVKLGSVDDKPEFSRFSWGGMLFCASMGTSIMFWSIVEPLYYYTGPPFGIEGGSTEAAEYAVSYGLFHWGISAWALYALPAVVMAYSFYVRKDPSLKISSACRGILGKHADGLLGKIIDILVIWSMIGGLGTSLGLGVPMVSAVIGDIFGIEPNLTLNIIIIIIWTIIFSSSAYLGLYKGIRKLSDWNVYMALGLALFVIIVGPTLFILSYFTNSFGLMMDNFMRMSLYTDPISKGGFPQTWTVFYWAWFAATAPFIGIFVARISKGRTIRELVFNILMWGSLGSWLYFGVFGGYAMDLELSGQVPLTEILTEQSEQAVIVAVLNSLPLSLIVSIFFVILGFIFLATSLDSAAYVIASVATKELHGNAEPTRWHRLLWGILLSALAISLTVVGGLGVIQTSSVLVSVPVLIMYVLLSMSLIKWLKQNDHNHVYVKSHKR; encoded by the coding sequence ATGAATCCTAAAATTGATAAATCTATTTTTTGGCCATCTATATTATTAGTAGTCGTCGCTACATTTCTATTAGTGGTCTATAGGGATACGGCTGGACCTGTCATAGAAGGAATGATGACTGCCATTACCTATCGCTTAGACTGGGCTTTTGAATTTCTGACGATCGGTTTATTTATTATTTTGATCTGGTTAATGGTAGGTCGATATGGAAGAGTGAAGCTGGGCTCTGTTGATGATAAGCCTGAATTTTCCCGCTTCAGTTGGGGAGGTATGCTTTTTTGTGCCAGCATGGGGACAAGTATTATGTTTTGGTCAATTGTCGAACCTCTCTATTATTATACAGGGCCTCCGTTTGGAATCGAAGGTGGTTCTACTGAAGCGGCAGAATATGCTGTAAGTTATGGATTGTTCCACTGGGGAATTTCCGCATGGGCTCTATATGCCCTGCCTGCTGTCGTTATGGCATACAGCTTTTACGTAAGAAAAGATCCTTCCCTTAAAATCAGTTCAGCTTGCCGGGGCATTTTAGGGAAGCATGCGGACGGTTTATTAGGAAAAATTATCGACATTTTAGTAATTTGGAGTATGATTGGCGGCTTAGGTACTTCTCTGGGGCTCGGTGTTCCGATGGTTTCAGCCGTTATTGGTGACATCTTCGGCATTGAACCAAACCTGACGTTAAACATTATCATTATTATCATATGGACGATTATTTTTAGTTCCAGTGCCTACCTTGGTCTATATAAAGGGATTAGAAAGTTAAGTGACTGGAACGTTTATATGGCGCTTGGCCTCGCGCTGTTTGTCATTATTGTCGGTCCTACACTGTTTATCTTATCCTACTTTACTAACAGTTTTGGACTGATGATGGATAATTTCATGCGAATGAGTCTGTATACGGATCCAATTTCTAAGGGTGGCTTTCCTCAGACATGGACCGTTTTCTACTGGGCCTGGTTTGCAGCAACAGCTCCATTTATCGGAATCTTTGTGGCACGTATTTCAAAAGGCAGAACAATAAGAGAACTTGTATTTAACATATTAATGTGGGGGTCTCTTGGCAGCTGGCTGTATTTTGGAGTATTCGGCGGCTATGCGATGGACCTTGAACTAAGTGGGCAAGTTCCGCTTACTGAAATTCTCACAGAACAAAGTGAACAGGCAGTTATCGTTGCTGTGTTAAATTCCTTACCATTGTCGCTTATTGTGTCGATCTTCTTTGTGATTCTTGGATTTATTTTCTTAGCTACCTCGCTTGACTCAGCAGCTTATGTGATTGCAAGTGTAGCGACAAAAGAATTACATGGAAATGCAGAACCGACACGCTGGCATCGTCTATTGTGGGGCATCTTACTGTCTGCTCTAGCGATCAGCCTAACCGTCGTCGGCGGTCTTGGAGTCATTCAAACTTCCTCTGTGTTAGTGTCTGTGCCCGTTTTAATTATGTATGTTTTGTTATCGATGTCTCTGATAAAATGGTTGAAACAGAACGACCACAACCACGTTTATGTGAAAAGTCATAAGCGTTAA
- a CDS encoding TetR/AcrR family transcriptional regulator: MSAGRKEIQRARMWRYFLDAATDVIENEGIDNVTIRKIADKAGYTSSTAYNYFQDLSHLKFFAAMRFTKDYIEDLPHYMEKGNNTVEKWLYAWECFCKYSFEQPQIYSVIFINNLGSIPEDLLENYYKVYQNDLIGLPEQIQSIVMEHTLSTRSALYIQDAVEEGFIEQKDIEFIADTTLLLWKGMMTTVMNQRRNYSVDEAIDRTLDYIYESVMRVVSPEKRKEIAFHPVRNNRS; encoded by the coding sequence ATGAGCGCGGGAAGAAAAGAAATCCAACGGGCAAGAATGTGGCGTTATTTTTTAGATGCAGCAACAGACGTCATCGAGAATGAAGGCATTGATAATGTTACGATTCGAAAAATTGCCGATAAAGCAGGTTATACGAGTTCGACGGCTTACAACTATTTTCAGGATCTCTCACACTTGAAATTTTTTGCGGCGATGCGATTTACCAAAGATTATATTGAAGATTTACCTCATTATATGGAGAAGGGAAATAATACAGTAGAAAAATGGTTGTATGCGTGGGAGTGTTTTTGTAAATATTCTTTTGAACAGCCGCAAATTTATTCGGTGATTTTTATTAATAATCTGGGTTCTATCCCAGAAGATCTTTTAGAGAACTATTATAAGGTCTATCAAAATGACTTAATCGGATTGCCTGAACAAATTCAGTCGATCGTGATGGAGCATACACTCTCTACGCGAAGTGCTTTATATATCCAAGATGCTGTAGAAGAAGGGTTTATTGAACAAAAGGATATCGAGTTTATTGCGGATACGACGTTATTGCTTTGGAAAGGAATGATGACCACGGTCATGAATCAGCGTAGGAATTATTCAGTTGACGAGGCGATTGATCGCACGCTGGATTATATCTATGAAAGTGTCATGAGGGTCGTTTCACCTGAAAAACGCAAGGAGATTGCTTTTCATCCAGTTAGAAATAACAGGTCGTAA
- a CDS encoding CocE/NonD family hydrolase, translating into MVFNIKDSEQRKVKTEFPRETKKVDHVWIPMSDGAKLAATIWLPKDAEESPVPAILEYIPYRKNDFTAIRDSARHPYFSGHGYASIRVDIRGSGDSDGILLDEYLKQEQDDALEVLDWITEQPWSTGSVGMIGKSWGGFSGLQVAARNHPALKTIITLCSTDDRYADDVHYRGGNILSSDMLWWASTMFAYNARPQDPNVVGDSWKENWLDRLENTPPFVEEWMRHQRRDAYWKHGSICEDYSNIQIPVFAVSGWQDGYTNAVFRLLENLPNESKGLVGPWAHEYPEVAIPEPAIGFLQECVRWWDQWLKGKDTGIMEEPKLISWIQDSELPAVNYPERPGKWVADHTWPSKHVKETPLWLTEGKLTNKVMDSEEFVLPSVQQHGFYAGVFCPFGQPGDLPSDQRLENGKAVVFTSEPFEETTELLGHPMFHAEVSSDQEQALLAVRLCDKAPTGESTLISWGMLNLTHRNSHEFPEPLKLGEKYNISVQLDALGQQIPKGHRLEVALSPTYWPQAWPSPKPVTLTVYSGKDTFLELPVRTPQSEDDSWGNFDVPETAKVMDKEVVRTENRTRHLAHDMINGVWKLEDFSDEGERKLPSNGLQYGSININTYSIKENDPLSARASCEWELTVGRDDWRTKLKCLSEMSSDENHFYLTNTMTAFENDKEIFKKTWKTDIPRDFV; encoded by the coding sequence TTGGTATTTAATATAAAAGATTCTGAACAACGTAAAGTAAAAACAGAGTTTCCTAGAGAAACGAAAAAGGTAGACCACGTCTGGATTCCAATGTCTGATGGAGCAAAATTGGCCGCAACGATATGGCTGCCAAAGGACGCCGAAGAGAGTCCAGTCCCCGCCATTTTAGAGTATATCCCTTATCGTAAAAATGATTTTACCGCCATTCGTGATTCAGCCAGGCATCCATATTTTTCCGGACATGGCTACGCAAGTATTCGTGTTGATATCAGGGGGTCCGGTGATTCAGACGGGATATTATTAGACGAATATTTGAAACAAGAACAAGATGATGCGCTAGAAGTGCTGGATTGGATAACGGAACAGCCATGGTCAACTGGATCTGTCGGAATGATCGGTAAGTCATGGGGAGGGTTTAGCGGTCTGCAAGTGGCAGCTAGGAATCACCCGGCTCTCAAAACGATTATCACCCTGTGTTCAACAGATGATCGTTATGCAGATGATGTCCATTACAGAGGCGGGAATATTTTATCCTCTGATATGTTGTGGTGGGCGTCCACGATGTTTGCTTATAACGCGAGACCACAAGATCCGAATGTTGTCGGTGATAGCTGGAAGGAGAACTGGCTGGATCGTTTGGAAAATACGCCTCCATTTGTGGAAGAGTGGATGAGACATCAGCGAAGAGACGCGTATTGGAAACATGGCTCGATTTGTGAAGATTATTCTAATATTCAAATACCCGTATTTGCTGTAAGCGGCTGGCAAGATGGGTACACAAATGCCGTGTTTAGATTGCTTGAAAATCTGCCGAATGAAAGCAAAGGGCTGGTTGGACCATGGGCCCATGAATATCCTGAAGTCGCCATACCTGAACCTGCTATTGGATTTCTCCAGGAATGTGTGCGGTGGTGGGATCAATGGTTAAAAGGAAAAGATACAGGGATTATGGAAGAGCCCAAATTGATCTCCTGGATTCAGGATAGTGAATTACCTGCCGTCAATTACCCGGAAAGACCCGGCAAATGGGTAGCGGATCATACATGGCCATCTAAACATGTTAAAGAAACACCTCTTTGGCTGACCGAAGGAAAATTAACGAATAAAGTAATGGATTCAGAGGAATTTGTTCTTCCAAGTGTCCAGCAGCATGGATTTTACGCAGGGGTCTTTTGTCCGTTTGGCCAGCCGGGTGATTTGCCATCTGACCAACGTTTAGAAAATGGAAAAGCTGTTGTATTCACATCAGAACCATTTGAGGAAACGACAGAACTGCTCGGCCACCCTATGTTTCATGCTGAAGTTTCATCAGATCAAGAACAAGCCCTGTTGGCTGTACGATTGTGCGATAAAGCCCCAACAGGTGAATCGACATTAATTAGTTGGGGAATGTTGAATCTCACGCATAGAAACTCTCATGAATTTCCTGAGCCATTGAAGCTTGGTGAAAAATACAACATTTCTGTTCAATTAGATGCCTTAGGACAGCAGATACCAAAAGGCCACCGATTGGAAGTGGCGTTATCACCAACCTATTGGCCGCAAGCCTGGCCATCTCCTAAACCGGTTACGTTAACCGTGTACTCAGGCAAAGATACTTTTCTTGAGCTGCCTGTGAGAACGCCTCAAAGTGAGGATGATTCTTGGGGTAATTTTGATGTGCCTGAGACAGCGAAGGTTATGGATAAGGAAGTCGTTCGAACAGAAAACAGGACACGACATCTGGCCCATGACATGATCAATGGGGTATGGAAGCTTGAGGACTTCTCTGATGAAGGGGAAAGGAAATTACCTAGCAATGGTTTGCAATATGGCAGTATCAATATAAACACTTATAGCATTAAAGAGAATGACCCGCTGTCTGCCCGTGCAAGTTGTGAATGGGAATTAACGGTCGGCAGAGATGACTGGCGAACGAAATTGAAATGCCTTAGTGAAATGAGCAGTGATGAAAATCATTTCTATTTAACCAACACGATGACAGCTTTTGAGAATGATAAGGAAATCTTTAAGAAAACGTGGAAAACGGACATTCCAAGAGATTTTGTATAG
- a CDS encoding response regulator transcription factor: protein MPSIMVVEDNHELRALLTDYLSKYGYQCKAIENFQDVLTEFQETQPDLVLLDINLPAFDGFYWCRQIRRHSKCPIIFISAREGTMDQVMAIENGADDYITKPFSFEIVTAKVKSQLRRTMGEYAFKQEEKAIEFEGLTYYPEKLELEFNGQTCELSKKEAAMIEVLLERGDKITSRDRLMEKMWDTDMFVDENTLNVYISRLRKLLKDMGIVDAIETVRGAGYRIKNTWDG, encoded by the coding sequence ATGCCGAGCATTATGGTTGTAGAAGATAATCATGAATTAAGAGCCCTATTAACGGACTATTTATCCAAATATGGTTATCAGTGTAAAGCTATTGAGAATTTTCAGGATGTCTTAACAGAATTCCAGGAGACTCAACCTGATCTCGTTTTACTCGATATCAATTTACCGGCTTTTGATGGATTTTATTGGTGCAGGCAAATAAGAAGGCATTCAAAATGCCCGATCATTTTTATATCGGCCCGAGAAGGAACGATGGACCAGGTGATGGCCATTGAAAATGGAGCGGATGATTATATAACAAAGCCGTTTTCCTTTGAAATTGTTACGGCGAAGGTAAAAAGTCAGCTCCGCCGAACGATGGGCGAGTATGCTTTCAAACAGGAGGAGAAGGCGATTGAATTTGAAGGGTTGACCTATTACCCCGAGAAATTGGAGCTTGAATTTAATGGCCAGACTTGTGAGCTGTCCAAAAAGGAAGCAGCCATGATAGAGGTTCTATTGGAGCGGGGAGATAAGATCACGAGCCGTGATCGATTGATGGAAAAAATGTGGGATACAGATATGTTTGTTGATGAGAATACACTAAACGTGTACATATCAAGACTTCGTAAGCTGCTGAAAGATATGGGAATTGTAGATGCCATTGAAACGGTTCGTGGTGCTGGCTACCGAATAAAAAATACGTGGGATGGATAA
- a CDS encoding sensor histidine kinase — protein sequence MKLFLRSHSALGLTVIAQGVFTWIYLWFLGFQGWEHVLYVILMQGLFIFGYLSYRWMEEYKLYNWIESEEDGTRVIPSLGNSFFSKALQQRIRAGKEAADRKIIESEAAVKERATFMNQWVHQMKTPISVIQLMIKDYDDPVFQDIRKEIFRLEEGLKTVLYSSRLSLFEKDYFIESFAIQPFMQNLIKENKRLFFQFGVYPNIVMEQEELSITSDQKWLKFVIEQLLSNAVKYSTEKSDKLDIKVEKQSDHVRLTITDHGIGIPDQDRRRVFEPYFTGVNGRKYHESTGMGLYLVKEILSKLSHEFSMETKVDEGTSFCIYFEV from the coding sequence ATGAAACTATTTTTACGGAGTCACTCGGCTTTAGGTTTAACCGTTATAGCGCAAGGCGTGTTTACATGGATCTATTTATGGTTTCTCGGATTTCAAGGCTGGGAGCATGTGCTTTACGTGATTTTGATGCAAGGCCTGTTTATCTTCGGCTACCTTTCCTATCGCTGGATGGAGGAGTATAAACTATATAATTGGATTGAATCTGAAGAGGATGGAACGAGAGTAATTCCAAGCTTAGGCAACAGTTTTTTCTCAAAAGCACTGCAACAAAGAATACGTGCTGGGAAGGAAGCAGCTGATAGGAAGATTATTGAAAGTGAGGCGGCTGTTAAAGAAAGAGCCACCTTTATGAATCAATGGGTCCATCAAATGAAAACACCCATCTCTGTCATTCAGTTAATGATTAAAGATTATGATGACCCTGTGTTTCAGGATATTCGGAAAGAGATCTTCCGTCTTGAAGAAGGGTTAAAAACCGTGCTTTATTCATCAAGGTTATCTTTGTTTGAAAAAGATTATTTTATTGAGTCTTTTGCGATTCAGCCATTTATGCAAAATCTTATTAAAGAAAATAAACGGCTGTTTTTCCAGTTTGGGGTGTATCCGAATATCGTGATGGAACAGGAAGAGTTGTCGATTACTTCTGATCAAAAGTGGCTCAAGTTCGTGATCGAGCAACTCCTATCAAATGCCGTCAAGTATTCCACTGAAAAATCGGATAAGCTGGATATTAAGGTTGAGAAACAAAGCGATCATGTGAGGTTAACGATCACGGACCATGGAATTGGCATCCCTGATCAGGATCGAAGAAGGGTATTCGAACCTTATTTTACAGGTGTAAACGGAAGGAAGTATCATGAGTCAACTGGCATGGGGCTGTATCTTGTCAAAGAAATTCTAAGTAAGTTGTCCCACGAATTTTCGATGGAAACGAAAGTGGATGAAGGAACGTCCTTTTGCATTTATTTTGAAGTGTGA